The following coding sequences lie in one Arabidopsis thaliana chromosome 3, partial sequence genomic window:
- the JAZ11 gene encoding jasmonate-zim-domain protein 11 (jasmonate-zim-domain protein 11 (JAZ11); CONTAINS InterPro DOMAIN/s: Tify (InterPro:IPR010399), CCT domain-like (InterPro:IPR018467); BEST Arabidopsis thaliana protein match is: jasmonate-zim-domain protein 12 (TAIR:AT5G20900.1); Has 581 Blast hits to 344 proteins in 28 species: Archae - 0; Bacteria - 0; Metazoa - 0; Fungi - 0; Plants - 581; Viruses - 0; Other Eukaryotes - 0 (source: NCBI BLink).) produces MAEVNGDFPVPSFADGTGSVSAGLDLLVERSIHEARSTEPDASTQLTIIFGGSCRVFNGVPAQKVQEIIRIAFAGKQTKNVTGINPALNRALSFSTVADLPIARRRSLQRFLEKRRDRSTKPDGSMILPSQLTIIFGGSFSVFDGIPAEKVQEILHIAAAAKATETINLTSINPALKRAISFSNASTVACVSTADVPIARRRSLQRFFEKRRHRFVHTKPYSATTSEADKNETSPIVT; encoded by the exons ATGGCTGAGGTAAACGGAGATTTCCCCGTTCCTAGTTTCGCCGACGGGACCGGTTCTGTTTCCGCCGGACTTGACTTGCTCGTTGAGAGATCGATTCACGAAGCTAG GTCCACAGAGCCAGATGCTTCAACTCAACTTACTATTATCTTTGGTGGGAGTTGTAGAGTCTTCAATGGTGTCCCTGCACAAAAG GTTCAAGAAATCATTCGCATCGCTTTTGCTGGTAAACAGACGAAGAATGTGACCGGTATCAATCCAGCACTGAACAGAgctctttctttctcaactGTAGCTG ATCTTCCAATTGCTAGGAGACGTTCGCTTCAAAGATTTCTCGAGAAGAGACGGGACAG GTCCACGAAGCCAGATGGTTCAATGATCCTTCCAAGTCAACTAACCATTATTTTTGGTGGGAGTTTTAGCGTATTTGATGGTATTCCAGCTGAAAAG GTTCAAGAAATTCTGCATATCGCTGCTGCAGCTAAAGCCACTGAGACAATTAATTTGACCAGTATAAATCCAGCATTAAAGAGAGCTATTTCATTCTCAAACGCATCAACAGTAGCTTGCGTATCGACAGCAG ATGTGCCAATTGCTAGGAGACGTTCACTTCAAAGATTTTTTGAGAAAAGACGGCATCG ATTTGTCCACACGAAGCCTTACTCTGCTACGACTTCGGAAGCAGACAAAAATGAAACCAGCCCCATTGTGACATGA
- the JAZ11 gene encoding jasmonate-zim-domain protein 11 (jasmonate-zim-domain protein 11 (JAZ11); FUNCTIONS IN: protein binding; INVOLVED IN: biological_process unknown; LOCATED IN: cellular_component unknown; CONTAINS InterPro DOMAIN/s: Tify (InterPro:IPR010399), CCT domain-like (InterPro:IPR018467); BEST Arabidopsis thaliana protein match is: jasmonate-zim-domain protein 12 (TAIR:AT5G20900.1).), producing MAEVNGDFPVPSFADGTGSVSAGLDLLVERSIHEARSTEPDASTQLTIIFGGSCRVFNGVPAQKVQEILHIAAAAKATETINLTSINPALKRAISFSNASTVACVSTADVPIARRRSLQRFFEKRRHRFVHTKPYSATTSEADKNETSPIVT from the exons ATGGCTGAGGTAAACGGAGATTTCCCCGTTCCTAGTTTCGCCGACGGGACCGGTTCTGTTTCCGCCGGACTTGACTTGCTCGTTGAGAGATCGATTCACGAAGCTAG GTCCACAGAGCCAGATGCTTCAACTCAACTTACTATTATCTTTGGTGGGAGTTGTAGAGTCTTCAATGGTGTCCCTGCACAAAAG GTTCAAGAAATTCTGCATATCGCTGCTGCAGCTAAAGCCACTGAGACAATTAATTTGACCAGTATAAATCCAGCATTAAAGAGAGCTATTTCATTCTCAAACGCATCAACAGTAGCTTGCGTATCGACAGCAG ATGTGCCAATTGCTAGGAGACGTTCACTTCAAAGATTTTTTGAGAAAAGACGGCATCG ATTTGTCCACACGAAGCCTTACTCTGCTACGACTTCGGAAGCAGACAAAAATGAAACCAGCCCCATTGTGACATGA
- a CDS encoding zinc ion binding / nucleic acid binding protein (zinc ion binding;nucleic acid binding; FUNCTIONS IN: zinc ion binding, nucleic acid binding; INVOLVED IN: biological_process unknown; LOCATED IN: cellular_component unknown; CONTAINS InterPro DOMAIN/s: Zinc finger, CCHC-type (InterPro:IPR001878); BEST Arabidopsis thaliana protein match is: Zinc knuckle (CCHC-type) family protein (TAIR:AT2G15180.1); Has 11 Blast hits to 9 proteins in 1 species: Archae - 0; Bacteria - 0; Metazoa - 0; Fungi - 0; Plants - 11; Viruses - 0; Other Eukaryotes - 0 (source: NCBI BLink).), whose product METIEYSSSDEEDSYGYSQDSYYNETRFVESWHDDGYSSGSDFEEEPYGGAPEPEPPDRYSSSYTTPSYPKPKIRMWENLKWIMYEKYCPQCLNQGRKTTFPPKQAIQGDKMPKTTLNLTEKSWCKGQGHIAKDCPTKKSSPRQEPTLCLHPQVLQKQVDVSTLQHDQVQTEACQIDYNVPMTLLMHLSSAKSIEKVSGTKEIIKDQGKVSTMEKVFTKETQNQGELTLKKVVVNKDESVKDIIPIKEEPPNAQQFLQTQCKLLNPYTLQWSNLTYLCVGKQVLRTKPLEEGGDNVRMGADVPADALVDRLLVRLLDGLSDGLPEVLHVSNQLVRTKESYPFLPFCASQSHIWKPGDPLRHPEPFTLNPWCIFPYVNPLSEDFPFPDLNEIKSQRLYFDHLLGIKKPPTMTLDVPKSHHFQPKLSRLKTHHKFPYLADFVTKVPTAIFSFIVAISLLL is encoded by the exons ATGGAGACAATAGAGTACTCCAGCTCTGATGAAGAGGACTCATATGGATATAGTCAAGACTCGTACTACAATGAGACTAGATTTGTTGAGTCATGGCATGATGATGGCTACTCATCAGGCTCGGATTTTGAGGAAGAACCATATGGTGGAGCACCTGAACCAGAGCCACCAGATCGTTATAGTAGCAGCTACACCACACCGAGTTATCCGAA ACCAAAGATCAGAATGTGGGAGAACCTAAAGTGGATTATGTACGAAAAGTATTGCCCACAATGTCTGAATCAAGGGAGGAAAACAACTTTCCCTCCAAAGCAAGCCATCCAAGGAGACAAGATGCCTAAAACAACCTTAAATCTGACTGAAAAATCATG GTGCAAAGGACAAGGACACATAGCAAAGGATTGTCCCACCAAAAAAAGTTCACCAAGACAAGAACCAACTCTTTGTCTTCATCCACAAGTACTCCAAAAACAAGTGGACGTTTCCACTCTTCAACATGATCAGGTTCAAACTGAAGCTTGTCAAATTGATTATAATGTTCCTATGACTCTTTTAATGCACTTGTCTAGTGCCAAAAGCATTGAGAAAGTTTCAGGTACAAAAGAGATCATTAAGGATCAAGGAAAAGTTTCAACAATGGAGAAAGTGTTCAcgaaagaaactcaaaaccaagGAGAACTGACATTGAAAAAAGTTGTTGTCAACAAAGATGAGAGTGTCAAAGACATTATACCGATCAAAGAAGAACCACCGAATGCTCAACAATTTCTCCAAACTCAATGTAAGCTTCTAAACCCTTATACACTTCAATGGAGTAACTTGACTTATCTATGTGTAGGTAAACAAGTTTTGAGGACAAAACCTCTTGAAGAAGGAGGGGATAATGTAAGAATGGGAGCTGACGTACCGGCTGATGCACTTGTTGACAGATTGCTTGTTAGACTTCTTGATGGACTTTCTGACGGACTACCTGAAGTACTTCATGTATCAAATCAGCTTGTGCGAACTAAGGAAAGCTATCCTTTCCTTCCCTTTTGTGCGTCCCAGAGCCACATATGGAAGCCTGGAGATCCTCTACGCCACCCAGAACCATTCACACTTAATCCTTGGTGCATCTTTCCTTATGTGAACCCGCTGAGCGAAGACTTTCCTTTTCCGGATCTAAATGAGATCAAATCACAACGACTCTATTTTGATCATCTTTTGGGAATTAAGAAGCCTCCTACAATGACTCTAGATGTCCCAAAATCACATCACTTCCAGCCCAAGTTGTCAAGACTCAAGACACATCACAAGTTTCCTTATTTGGCCGATTTCGTCACTAAAGTTCCAACGgccatattttcatttattgttgcgatttctttacttctttag
- a CDS encoding CCHC-type zinc knuckle protein (BEST Arabidopsis thaliana protein match is: zinc ion binding;nucleic acid binding (TAIR:AT3G43470.1); Has 7 Blast hits to 7 proteins in 1 species: Archae - 0; Bacteria - 0; Metazoa - 0; Fungi - 0; Plants - 7; Viruses - 0; Other Eukaryotes - 0 (source: NCBI BLink).) produces MGADVPADALVDRLLVRLLDGLSDGLPEVLLVSNQLVRTKESYPFLPFCASQSHIWKPGDPLRHQEPFTLNPWCIFPYVNPLSQDFPFLELNEIKSQRLYFDHLLGIKKPPTMTLDVPKSHHFQPKLSRLKTHHNFPYLADFIIKVPTAIFSFIVAISLLF; encoded by the coding sequence ATGGGAGCTGACGTACCGGCTGATGCACTTGTTGACAGATTGCTTGTTAGACTTCTTGATGGACTTTCTGACGGACTACCTGAAGTACTTCTTGTATCAAACCAGCTTGTGCGAACTAAGGAAAGCTATCCTTTCCTTCCCTTTTGTGCGTCCCAGAGCCACATATGGAAGCCTGGAGATCCTCTACGCCACCAAGAACCATTCACACTTAATCCTTGGTGCATCTTTCCTTATGTGAACCCGCTGAGCCAAGACTTTCCTTTTTTGGAGCTAAATGAGATCAAATCACAACGACTCTATTTTGATCATCTTTTGGGAATTAAGAAGCCTCCTACAATGACTCTAGACGTCCCAAAATCACATCACTTCCAGCCCAAGTTGTCAAGACTCAAGACACATCACAACTTTCCTTATTTGGCCGATTTCATCATTAAAGTTCCAACGgccatattttcatttattgttgcgatttctttacttttttag
- a CDS encoding Zinc knuckle (CCHC-type) family protein (Zinc knuckle (CCHC-type) family protein; FUNCTIONS IN: zinc ion binding, nucleic acid binding; INVOLVED IN: biological_process unknown; LOCATED IN: cellular_component unknown; CONTAINS InterPro DOMAIN/s: Zinc finger, CCHC-type (InterPro:IPR001878); BEST Arabidopsis thaliana protein match is: zinc knuckle (CCHC-type) family protein (TAIR:AT3G43590.1); Has 60 Blast hits to 60 proteins in 26 species: Archae - 0; Bacteria - 0; Metazoa - 5; Fungi - 11; Plants - 26; Viruses - 0; Other Eukaryotes - 18 (source: NCBI BLink).), with product MPPKRKDINFLFDDGEDTVAIIDDEANEDLRLKILEKAFSRRNVDNKLDSDLSFDPGVVSTVMVNGGKSEEVKNSKSNKKMKRNKLEAANEIVTHCVERQDEDNMVEDVVRGEEEDGETTSNSVMTKLLRGARYFDPLDAGWVTCYSCGEKDHITVSCPTLTNCRKSCFICASLEHGARQCTKVWDIDANLGIHQDKTQRFKGKLCGSGDDDEVTDLMLNPQHRGLENMIQGLFLARIRDYTKPKWFDSTNYLELARTMI from the exons ATGCCGCCGAAGCGTAAAGATataaactttctttttgatgACGGAGAAGATACAGTTGCCATTATAGATGATGAAGCTAATGAAGATCTAAGATTGAAGATATTAGAGAAAGCTTTTTCGAGGCGTAATGTTGATAACAAGCTTGATTCTGATCTCTCCTTCGATCCTGGTGTAGTTAGTACTGTGATGGTTAATGGAGGAAAGTCGGAGGAAGTTAAAAACTCTAAGAGtaataagaagatgaagagaaataaGCTTGAAGCTGCCAATGAAATTGTAA CCCATTGTGTGGAAAGACAAGATGAGGATAACATGGTGGAGGATGTAGTaagaggtgaagaagaagatggagaaacaaCTAGCAATTCGGTTATGACAAAGCTTCTT CGTGGAGCAAGATACTTTGACCCTCTTGATGCTGGTTGGGTAACTTGTTATAGCTGTGGGGAGAAAGATCATATAACTGTTAGTTGTCCAACTCTTACCAATTGTAGGAAGTCGTGCTTTATATGCGCTAGTTTGGAGCATGGTGCAAGACAGTGTACAAAGGTATG GGACATTGATGCAAACCTCGGAATCCACCAAGACAAGACTCAAAGATTCAAAGGTAAACTATGCGGaagtggtgatgatgatgaagtaaCCGATTTGATGTTGAATCCACAACACCGAGGGCTAGAGAATATGATCCAAGGGCTATTCCTCGCGAGGATCAGAGACTACACGAAACCTAAGTGGTTTGATTCCACAAACTACCTAGAACTCGCAAGAACAATGATTTGA
- a CDS encoding uncharacterized protein (unknown protein; BEST Arabidopsis thaliana protein match is: unknown protein (TAIR:AT1G42080.1); Has 8 Blast hits to 8 proteins in 2 species: Archae - 0; Bacteria - 0; Metazoa - 0; Fungi - 0; Plants - 8; Viruses - 0; Other Eukaryotes - 0 (source: NCBI BLink).), which produces MSDIRMRADIAADGLTDRPPDRLADEPAEELSHGLLEGLSKEPADELADSPFLLDEPPDYFEDFLLFIFTLMKTTSCLGVAKTTHKLFLCVEPTKEKVAFSDKATSFSAPIEILLFNLDPPSIQGYLRRPLSLKDLHISSARIIDAPLLKPNG; this is translated from the coding sequence ATGTCTGATATAAGAATGAGAGCTGACATTGCAGCTGATGGACTCACTGACAGACCACCTGATAGACTTGCTGATGAACCGGCTGAAGAACTTTCTCACGGACTTCTTGAAGGACTTTCTAAAGAACCCGCTGACGAACTAGCTGACAGCCCATTCCTACTCGACGAACCACCCGActattttgaagatttcctgCTGTTTATATTCACTCTCATGAAGACTACAAGCTGTTTAGGAGTTGCCAAAACGACACACAAGCTGTTTTTATGTGTGGAAccaacaaaagagaaagttgCCTTTTCCGACAAAGCTACTTCCTTTTCAGCACCAATCGAGATTCTTCTATTTAATCTGGATCCTCCATCTATTCAAGGATATCTTAGGCGTCCATTAAGCCTTAAAGATCTGCATATCTCTTCAGCCAGAATCATTGACGCTCCCCTATTAAAGCCAAACGGATAG
- the LCR30 gene encoding low-molecular-weight cysteine-rich 30 (low-molecular-weight cysteine-rich 30 (LCR30); LOCATED IN: endomembrane system; CONTAINS InterPro DOMAIN/s: S locus-related glycoprotein 1 binding pollen coat (InterPro:IPR010851); BEST Arabidopsis thaliana protein match is: low-molecular-weight cysteine-rich 52 (TAIR:AT3G61175.1); Has 35333 Blast hits to 34131 proteins in 2444 species: Archae - 798; Bacteria - 22429; Metazoa - 974; Fungi - 991; Plants - 531; Viruses - 0; Other Eukaryotes - 9610 (source: NCBI BLink).): protein MSKTTVIAIFMVVLVLGLVTKETQGQELCHDYMSGTELCEEDKCVAKCIWMHGTAAKGTCMPKPSKQCVCTYSCNA, encoded by the exons ATGTCTAAAACCACCGTTATTGCTATTTTCATGGTTGTCCTCGTTTTAG gGCTTGTGACAAAAGAGACGCAAGGACAAGAATTGTGTCACGACTATATGTCAGGAACAGAACTATGTGAAGAAGACAAGTGTGTAGCTAAGTGTATTTGGATGCACGGGACAGCTGCAAAAGGCACATGTATGCCAAAGCCAAGCAAGCAATGCGTCTGCACTTATAGTTGCAACGcttga
- a CDS encoding Transmembrane proteins 14C (Transmembrane proteins 14C; INVOLVED IN: biological_process unknown; LOCATED IN: chloroplast, chloroplast envelope; EXPRESSED IN: 22 plant structures; EXPRESSED DURING: 14 growth stages; CONTAINS InterPro DOMAIN/s: Uncharacterised protein family UPF0136, Transmembrane (InterPro:IPR005349); BEST Arabidopsis thaliana protein match is: Transmembrane proteins 14C (TAIR:AT2G26240.1); Has 541 Blast hits to 527 proteins in 134 species: Archae - 4; Bacteria - 94; Metazoa - 236; Fungi - 13; Plants - 153; Viruses - 7; Other Eukaryotes - 34 (source: NCBI BLink).), translating into MADLILSSSSAQSSLLHVRPNHYLLNTSTASPIRSVRFQNSNGFHPLAFASGHRRLPLGAVVPSDSTKTITSTITANCVDSGVKAVEVEPTIDYGGGGGIGGDKFGGGGGGGDGNDDGGEDDKEESDGKKSTPLSMSQKLTLGYAFLVGVGGLMGYLKSGSQKSLLAGGLSAAVLLYVFSQLPTKPVLASTVGVVMAGALMYVMGTRYMRSKKIFPAGVVSIMSFIMTGGYIHGIMRSLH; encoded by the exons atggcggatttgattttgagttcCTCCTCTGCACAATCCTCTCTCCTTCACGTCAGACCTAATCACTATCTACTCAATACCTCCACTGCTTCACCGATCCGAAGTGTCAGATTCCAAAATTCCAACGGTTTTCATCCTCTGGCGTTCGCATCTGGTCACCGACGACTTCCTCTCGGTGCAGTAGTTCCCTCTGACTCCACTAAGACGATCACCAGTACGATTACTGCTAACTGCGTTGATTCGGGAGTCAAAGCTGTTGAAGTCGAGCCTACGATCGATTacggaggtggtggtggaattGGAGGTGATAAATTTGGCGGCGGTGGTGGAGGCGGCGATGGAAATGACGACGGAGGGGAAGACGATAAGGAGGAGAGTGACGGGAAGAAGAGCACGCCTCTGTCTATGTCGCAGAAGTTGACTCTTGGTTACGCTTTTCTCGTCGGAG TTGGTGGGCTGATGGGTTATCTGAAGAGCGGTAGCCAGAAATCGTTGCTTGCAGGTGGACTGTCAGCTGCTGTTCTGCTGTATGTCTTCAGTCAGCTCCCAACAAAACCTGTTCTTGCATCAACCGTTGGTGTAG TGATGGCGGGTGCGTTAATGTACGTAATGGGAACCCGATACATGCGTTCGAAGAAGATATTTCCTGCTGGAGTTGTGTCGATCATGTCTTTCATTATGACCGGAGGATACATACACGGTATCATGCGCAGCCTCCACTAA